A section of the Osmia lignaria lignaria isolate PbOS001 chromosome 16, iyOsmLign1, whole genome shotgun sequence genome encodes:
- the mtg gene encoding mind the gap isoform X1 → MKIATTLFLFVVVGCTWRETLGTCVFQSDFGFVLNCAFKKSGLFRVRNLGGVKGYVGLGFSVGDELGFAQSLSNVEAAKRRSVQTNRGGVPSYTNVASNRDEVRQHAQSTRQVVPPFKPLPPGAARPIAQQPERQKLVVQQNSTALRTVPAPSLSTTQQDLLRQQQQLMQQEMKQKQQQKLQQEAFAMQVLKQQRLQQQEAMRQQQLQKLQQQQKQQQLMAQQQKRHQHVVSMQVKRDQMPQVVAVAAGMPAKLPNIVAAIPPAGSIMEPETPSKSSSSDSLPPFITMPPSSAQLTDRISNSPAILEDSVNEVSKDDFGQLPLPGEDAASSVNEMTLLSLQPVSSESSQSLPQQQNEKRQSLPSSLPSLEPIQGMETSLKALAEASNITLEALEAAILLRQQQLMQKQQGPSTTSTTTTTVSPNKNKYNSGATKVMNAPREYYPMGYDKNFDDNFASRVDLPDTSFYCGDQKHFPGLYADEDLGCMVFHVCALTDDGLIMKSFLCPESTLFDQTILKCNWWFYVDCKASKSLYDSNIPISKSYQLMKALAFFSAYKNHDNSTSTAQENSETDSS, encoded by the exons GGTTCTCCGTTGGCGACGAGTTAGGTTTTGCTCAGTCTTTGTCAAACGTGGAGGCTGCCAAAAGAAGAAGCGTGCAAACTAACAGAGGCGGTGTACCATCTTACACCAATGTG GCTTCCAATCGTGACGAAGTCAGGCAACATGCACAAAGTACTCGTCAAGTGGTGCCTCCTTTCAAGCCTCTACCACCAGGAGCAGCAAGACCGATTGCTCAACAACCGGAACGCCAGAAGTTGGTTGTTCAACAGAATTCTACAGCTCTTAGAACAGTGCCGGCACCATCTTTATCAACGACTCAACAAGATCTGTTAAGGCAACAGCAACAATTGATGCAGCAAGAGATGAAACAGAAGCAACAACAAAAGTTGCAGCAAGAAGCATTCGCGATGCAAGTGTTGAAACAACAGAGGCTACAGCAACAGGAAGCCATGAGACAGCAACAGTTACAGAAACTTCAGCAACAGCAGAAACAGCAGCAATTAATGGCACAACAACAGAAGAGGCATCAGCATGTAGTTTCTATGCAAGTGAAGAGAGATCAGATGCCACAGGTGGTTGCAGTTGCAGCTGGAATGCCAGCAAAGTTGCCTAATATCGTTGCTGCAATTCCTCCAGCTGGAAGCATCATGGAACCTGAAACTCCATCGAAATCATCATCTTCAGATAGTTTGCCTCCCTTCATCACGATGCCACCATCATCAGCACAGTTGACCGATCGCATCAGCAATAGTCCTGCTATTCTGGAGGACTCTGTTAATGAGGTGTCGAAGGATGATTTTGGTCAG CTGCCTTTGCCTGGAGAAGATGCTGCATCATCTGTAAACGAGATGACTCTACTATCTCTTCAACCAGTGTCATCTGAATCAAGTCAGTCCTTGCCACAACAGCAAAATGAGAAACGACAATCGTTGCCATCATCCTTGCCATCATTAGAACCTATTCAAGGGATGGAAACATCCTTGAAAGCTCTGGCAGAAGCCAGTAATATTACTCTGGAAGCTTTGGAAGCAGCAATTTTATTAAGGCAACAGCAACTTATGCAAAAGCAGCAGGGACCGTCCACTACCAGTACTACAACGACCACTGTGTCTCccaataaaaa TAAATATAATTCTGGAGCCACTAAGGTGATGAATGCACCTCGTGAATATTACCCAATGGGTTATGACAAAAACTTTGATGACAATTTTGCTAGTCGAGTAGATCTTCCAGATACGAGCTTTTACTGTGGGGATCAGAAACACTTTCCAGGACTTTATGCTGATGAAGATCTTGGGTGCatg gtGTTTCACGTCTGTGCTTTAACAGACGATGGTCTGATCATGAAGAGCTTCCTCTGTCCTGAATCGACCTTATTTGATCAAACGATCCTGAAATGCAACTGGTGGTTCTACGTGGACTGCAAAGCCTCGAAGAGCTTATACGATAGCAATATTCCAATTAGCAAAAGCTATCAGCTAATGAAAGCTTTAGCATTCTTTTCAGCGTACAAAAACCATGATAATAGTACAAGTACCGCTCAAGAAAATTCAGAAACCGATAGTTCGTGA
- the mtg gene encoding mind the gap isoform X2, whose protein sequence is MKIATTLFLFVVVGFSVGDELGFAQSLSNVEAAKRRSVQTNRGGVPSYTNVASNRDEVRQHAQSTRQVVPPFKPLPPGAARPIAQQPERQKLVVQQNSTALRTVPAPSLSTTQQDLLRQQQQLMQQEMKQKQQQKLQQEAFAMQVLKQQRLQQQEAMRQQQLQKLQQQQKQQQLMAQQQKRHQHVVSMQVKRDQMPQVVAVAAGMPAKLPNIVAAIPPAGSIMEPETPSKSSSSDSLPPFITMPPSSAQLTDRISNSPAILEDSVNEVSKDDFGQLPLPGEDAASSVNEMTLLSLQPVSSESSQSLPQQQNEKRQSLPSSLPSLEPIQGMETSLKALAEASNITLEALEAAILLRQQQLMQKQQGPSTTSTTTTTVSPNKNKYNSGATKVMNAPREYYPMGYDKNFDDNFASRVDLPDTSFYCGDQKHFPGLYADEDLGCMVFHVCALTDDGLIMKSFLCPESTLFDQTILKCNWWFYVDCKASKSLYDSNIPISKSYQLMKALAFFSAYKNHDNSTSTAQENSETDSS, encoded by the exons GGTTCTCCGTTGGCGACGAGTTAGGTTTTGCTCAGTCTTTGTCAAACGTGGAGGCTGCCAAAAGAAGAAGCGTGCAAACTAACAGAGGCGGTGTACCATCTTACACCAATGTG GCTTCCAATCGTGACGAAGTCAGGCAACATGCACAAAGTACTCGTCAAGTGGTGCCTCCTTTCAAGCCTCTACCACCAGGAGCAGCAAGACCGATTGCTCAACAACCGGAACGCCAGAAGTTGGTTGTTCAACAGAATTCTACAGCTCTTAGAACAGTGCCGGCACCATCTTTATCAACGACTCAACAAGATCTGTTAAGGCAACAGCAACAATTGATGCAGCAAGAGATGAAACAGAAGCAACAACAAAAGTTGCAGCAAGAAGCATTCGCGATGCAAGTGTTGAAACAACAGAGGCTACAGCAACAGGAAGCCATGAGACAGCAACAGTTACAGAAACTTCAGCAACAGCAGAAACAGCAGCAATTAATGGCACAACAACAGAAGAGGCATCAGCATGTAGTTTCTATGCAAGTGAAGAGAGATCAGATGCCACAGGTGGTTGCAGTTGCAGCTGGAATGCCAGCAAAGTTGCCTAATATCGTTGCTGCAATTCCTCCAGCTGGAAGCATCATGGAACCTGAAACTCCATCGAAATCATCATCTTCAGATAGTTTGCCTCCCTTCATCACGATGCCACCATCATCAGCACAGTTGACCGATCGCATCAGCAATAGTCCTGCTATTCTGGAGGACTCTGTTAATGAGGTGTCGAAGGATGATTTTGGTCAG CTGCCTTTGCCTGGAGAAGATGCTGCATCATCTGTAAACGAGATGACTCTACTATCTCTTCAACCAGTGTCATCTGAATCAAGTCAGTCCTTGCCACAACAGCAAAATGAGAAACGACAATCGTTGCCATCATCCTTGCCATCATTAGAACCTATTCAAGGGATGGAAACATCCTTGAAAGCTCTGGCAGAAGCCAGTAATATTACTCTGGAAGCTTTGGAAGCAGCAATTTTATTAAGGCAACAGCAACTTATGCAAAAGCAGCAGGGACCGTCCACTACCAGTACTACAACGACCACTGTGTCTCccaataaaaa TAAATATAATTCTGGAGCCACTAAGGTGATGAATGCACCTCGTGAATATTACCCAATGGGTTATGACAAAAACTTTGATGACAATTTTGCTAGTCGAGTAGATCTTCCAGATACGAGCTTTTACTGTGGGGATCAGAAACACTTTCCAGGACTTTATGCTGATGAAGATCTTGGGTGCatg gtGTTTCACGTCTGTGCTTTAACAGACGATGGTCTGATCATGAAGAGCTTCCTCTGTCCTGAATCGACCTTATTTGATCAAACGATCCTGAAATGCAACTGGTGGTTCTACGTGGACTGCAAAGCCTCGAAGAGCTTATACGATAGCAATATTCCAATTAGCAAAAGCTATCAGCTAATGAAAGCTTTAGCATTCTTTTCAGCGTACAAAAACCATGATAATAGTACAAGTACCGCTCAAGAAAATTCAGAAACCGATAGTTCGTGA
- the LOC117601097 gene encoding thrombospondin type-1 domain-containing protein 4 has product MDRAILFALLISLTCFSSSCGGHLIDGIFTEPTLERGYNLVATVPRGALALNVTQLRHTENYLAIKLQNGTYLLNGNYSINLSGKYPAAGTTFTYLRQSPQNLESFSAIGPLHEPIDVMVLYQEPNPGIVYRYIIPGSVSVPPNPHLGPKTVSAKASEPIVPSVPHKKIETGTNINDATQTYLPRRYKKRKFIWKASGFTECSRTCGGGIQMIRYVCIREHTQTQVPEKRCHALEKPRETQTRCNTMPCPPKWRPGPWSDCSVTCGTGNRVRELECVQEIKPSLIMRIADGACMEPKILPTNEVCEMPACEYETKTTTTTLSPPQWSVGTWSPCSTTCGPGKKTRTANCITQGPPCDLEEKPITQEACDLGPCTTKPPQTNIISTRLQSPQWLYTEWSEGCSAECGIGVQTRKVFCEKGPEEEFCEESTRPETARTCSSNRTCSGQWFSGPWSECSSECDGGEQVREAVCVTTLRGSLRVVLDMNCPANKPETRRACNGPPCTSMWFISDWTECSRSCGKGIQKREVKCLNKDGQTPDHYELHCKENDRPISRRTCNDYPCRDDMHGAENHHRVLQVQNDPEISNGLEENPLCKDTISNCNLVLQARLCTYQFYQQLCCLSCSRAKQELE; this is encoded by the exons ATGGATCGAGCTATCCTGTTCGCTCTATTGATATCTCTGACG TGCTTTTCGAGTAGCTGCGGTGGACACCTTATCGATGGCATTTTCACGGAACCAACCTTGGAACGGGGTTACAATCTGGTTGCCACAGTTCCAAGAGGTGCTCTGGCTCTGAACGTGACACAATTACGTCACACGGAGAATTATTTGG caataaaattgcaaaatggtaCCTACTTGTTGAATGGAAATTATAGTATTAACTTATCCGGCAAGTATCCAGCAGCTGGGACAACTTTCACCTATCTTCGTCAAAGTCCTCAAAATTTGGAAAGCTTCTCTGCTATTGGTCCATTGCACGAACCCATCGATGTTATG GTTTTGTATCAAGAACCAAATCCTGGTATCGTGTATCGATATATCATCCCTGGAAGTGTGAGTGTCCCTCCGAATCCTCATCTTGGACCTAAAACAG TTTCTGCCAAAGCTAGTGAACCTATCGTACCATCTGTtccacataaaaa AATAGAAACTGGAACTAATATCAACGATGCAACTCAAACCTATCTTCCAAGACGttacaagaaaagaaaatttatatggaAAGCAAGTGGTTTCACTGAATGCAGCAGGACTTGTGGAGGAG GTATTCAGATGATAAGATACGTGTGTATAAGGGAACATACGCAAACTCAAGTGCCAGAAAAGAGGTGTCATGCTTTAGAAAAGCCACGAGAAACTCAAACGAGATGTAACACTATGCCTTGCCCTCCCAA ATGGAGACCTGGCCCCTGGAGCGACTGTTCCGTTACTTGTGGTACCGGAAATCGCGTTAGAGAGTTAGAATGCGTGCAAGAAATAAAACCATCATTAATAATGAGAATAGCCGATGGCGCCTGTATGGAACCAAAAATTCTTCCTACGAATGAGGTTTGTGAAATGCCAGCGTGTGAATATGAGACGAAAACGACGACGACCACATTATCGCCTCCACAGTGGAGCGTGGGCACATGGTCTCCG TGCTCAACAACTTGTGGACCAGGTAAGAAAACAAGAACTGCAAATTGCATCACACAAGGACCTCCTTGTGATCTTGAAGAAAAGCCTATTACTCAAGAAGCTTGCGATCTGGGACCCTGTACCACCAAACCACCTCAAACGAATATTATTTCAACGAGACTTCAAAGTCCACAGTGGTTGTACACCGAATGGTCCGAAGGG TGTTCAGCAGAATGTGGGATTGGAGTACAGACGAGGAAGGTTTTTTGTGAAAAGGGACCGGAAGAAGAATTTTGCGAGGAATCAACTCGACCTGAGACTGCAAGGACTTGTTCCAGTAACAGGACATGTAGTGGACAATGGTTTTCAGGACCTTGGTCTGAG tgttCTTCAGAATGTGACGGAGGAGAACAAGTGAGAGAAGCAGTTTGTGTAACAACCCTTCGTGGATCTCTTCGAGTTGTCCTCGATATGAATTGTCCTGCGAACAAACCGGAAACGAGAAGAGCTTGCAATGGTCCACCATGTACATCCATGTGGTTCATATCAGACTGGACAGaa TGCTCTCGATCGTGTGGAAAGGGCATTCAGAAGAGAGAAGTCAAATGTTTGAACAAAGACGGTCAAACACCAGACCACTACGAACTCCATTGCAAGGAAAATGATCGTCCTATTTCCCGAAGGACTTGTAATGATTATCCTTGCAGAGACGATATGCACGGGGCTGAGAATCATCACAGGGTTCTGCAAGTTCAAAACGATCCAGAAATCTCAAATG gaCTCGAGGAAAACCCACTTTGCAAGGACACCATATCAAACTGCAATTTAGTCCTGCAAGCTCGTCTCTGCACTTACCAATTTTACCAACAGCTGTGCTGTCTCTCGTGTTCCAGAGCTAAGCAAGAGTTAGAATGA